Proteins from one Bos taurus isolate L1 Dominette 01449 registration number 42190680 breed Hereford chromosome 7, ARS-UCD2.0, whole genome shotgun sequence genomic window:
- the OR7A103 gene encoding olfactory receptor-like protein OLF4 produces the protein MESRNKTQTSEFLLLGLSEEPALQPLIFGLFLFMYLITVIGNLLIILAISSDPHLHTPMYFFLSNLSFVDICFTSTTIPKMLWNIQTQSKGITYEGCFVQVYFYLLFAALDDFPLTMMAYDQYVAICHPLHYTVIMNPRLCGLLVLVSWIVSALFPLLHSLTVLQLSFCSDLEIHHFFCEITWLIRLACSDPFLNNMVVYFGSVILRGVPLASILYSYTKIVFSICGISSAQKQYKAFSTCASHLSVVSLFYCSALGVYLSFTATHSSHMSAIVLVMYTVVTPMLNPFIYSLRNKDIKRALKRFFGMEMFVKGPFALGLKNCP, from the coding sequence ATGGAATCAAGGAACAAGACACAAACTTCAGaatttctccttctgggactttcAGAGGAGCCAGCATTGCAGCCCCTTATATTTGGGCTTTTCCTCTTCATGTACCTGATAACTGTGATTGGaaacctgctcatcatcctggccATCAGCTCAGACCCCCACcttcacacccccatgtacttcttcctctctaACCTGTCTTTTGTAGACATCTGTTTTACATCCACCACCATCCCAAAGATGCTGTGGAACATCCAGACACAGAGCAAAGGCATCACCTATGAAGGCTGCTTTGTCCAGGTGTATTTTTACTTACTCTTTGCAGCATTAGATGACTTTCCCCTGACCATGATGGCCTATGACCAGTATGTGGCTATCTGTCACCCCCTGCACTACACAGTCATCATGAACCCCCGGCTCTGTGGACTGCTGGTGCTGGTGTCCTGGATCGTGAGTGCCCTCTTTCCCCTGTTACACAGCTTAACGGTGTTGCAACTGTCCTTCTGCTCAGACTTGGAAATCCACCACTTTTTCTGTgaaatcacatggctgatcagactGGCCTGTTCTGACCCCTTTCTCAATAACATGGTGGTGTATTTTGGATCTGTAATTCTCCGGGGTGTTCCCCTGGCTAGTATCCTTTACTCTTACACTAAAATAGTGTTCTCTATCTGTGGAATCTCATCAGCTCAGAAGCAGTATAAAGCATTCTCCACCTGTGCATCTCACCTCTCAGTTGTCTCCTTATTTTATTGTTCAGCCTTAGGAGTGTATCTTAGCTTCACTGCTACCCACAGCTCACACATGAGTGCTATAGTATTggtgatgtacactgtggtcacacccatgctgaaTCCCTTCATCTATAGTCtgagaaataaagacataaaaaggGCTCTGAAAAGATTCTTTGGGATGGAAATGTTTGTAAAAGGGCCATTTGCCCTTGGGCTGAAAAACTGCCCATGA